A single region of the Bos mutus isolate GX-2022 chromosome 17, NWIPB_WYAK_1.1, whole genome shotgun sequence genome encodes:
- the LOC102278825 gene encoding coiled-coil domain-containing protein 74B yields MSQTHRRQSNKLAAFCSGLADQQPSGENSSSRTACDQASYPTGAGPGHPHGGQGSHPGPAPSQPRRSPAPRRPAPKQGPPRRACAPSGPSRFHGNATPGGSRATEWACSGSGYMSATGVAAGQRPRSSGILSSRGTSRLRQRLPAVPQPGQHGASLGLNEAQKRVLDLEKSVQFLQQQHSETLVKLHEEIEHLKRENKDLHYKLIMNQKSHKKGSTSSSSLQSNKSVSNTTVSAGSQGKARPQPGSSKKQDWKAEVPQKPDLEEETSVATLLHGGRVDKALGVQGLVKDEEADSANAVPPWAVGSQHKGRQVPEAPPSVGLPLHLRKPATLQQCEVVIRQLWNANLLQAQELQHLKSLLEGSQRPRAGPEEAGPSSPRDQEALHLGATQLPKVTAKGISKKCLILSRAPVAEHAILPALKQSLKTSFAERQRRLQAVQGRRLHRSVL; encoded by the exons CCAATAAGCTGGCGGCCTTCTGCTCTGGCCTCGCTGATCAGCAGCCCTCAGGAGAAAACAGCTCTTCAA GGACGGCCTGTGACCAAGCGAGCTACCCCACTGGGGCGGGGCCAGGACACCCGCACGGAGGTCAAGGGTCtcacccaggccccgcccccagccagcCACGCCGAAGCCCCGCCCCCAGGCGCCCCGCCCCCAAGCAAGGCCCGCCCCGCCGCGCGTGCGCCCCCAGCGGGCCCTCCCGTTTCCATGGCAACGCCACGCCAGGCGGCAGCCGGGCCACCGAGTGGGCGTGCAGCGGCAGCGGCTACATGAGCGCGACGGGGGTGGCGGCCGGGCAGCGGCCCCGCAGCTCGGGGATCCTGAGCTCCCGGGGCACGTCGCGCCTGCGCCAGCGCCTGCCGGCGGTCCCCCAGCCCGGGCAGCACGGCGCGTCGCTCGGGCTCAACGAGGCTCAGAAGCGGGTGCTGGACTTGGAGAAGAGCGTGCAGTtcctgcagcagcagcactcGGAGACGCTGGTCAAGCTCCACGAGGAGATCGAGCACCTGAAGCGGGAGAACAAGG ATCTCCACTACAAGCTCATCATGAACCAGAAATCACATAAGAAAG GCAGCACGTCGAGCTCCAGCCTTCAGTCCAACAAGTCCGTCTCGAACACGACAGTGTCGG CCGGCTCTCAGGGCAAGGCAAGGCCCCAGCCCGGGTCCTCTAAGAAACAAGACTGGAAAGCTGAAGTCCCCCAGAAGCCGGACCTGGAGGAGGAGACCTCAGTCGCCACCCTGCTTCATGGTGGCAGGGTGGACAAGGCCCTCGGCGTGCAGGGGCTTGTCAA GGATGAAGAAGCAGACAGCGCTAACGCAGTGCCCCCTTGGGCAGTGGGCAGCCAGCACAAGGGCAGGCAGGTGCCAGAGGCGCCTCCTTCGGTGGGCCTGCCCCTGCACCTGCGCAAGCCCGCCACGCTGCAGCAGTGTGAGGTCGTCATCCGGCAGCTGTGGAATGCCAACCTCCTGCAGGcacaggag CTGCAGCACCTTAAGTCACTCCTGGAAGGGAGCCAGAGGCCCAGGGCCGGCCCCGAGGAGGCTGGGCCCAGCTCTCCCAG agaccaGGAGGCCCTGCACTTGGGGGCCACGCAGCTCCCCAAGGTCACCGCCAAGGGCATCTCTAAGAAATG CCTGATCCTGAGCCGGGCGCCCGTGGCGGAGCATGCCATCCTGCCGGCACTGAAGCAGAGCCTCAAGACCAGCTTTGCGGAGCGGCAGCGGCGGCTGCAGGCCGTGCAGGGCCGGCGGCTGCACCGCTCGGTGCTCTGA